In one Acanthochromis polyacanthus isolate Apoly-LR-REF ecotype Palm Island chromosome 20, KAUST_Apoly_ChrSc, whole genome shotgun sequence genomic region, the following are encoded:
- the znf438 gene encoding zinc finger protein 438 produces the protein MKSLQFRSIAPKAPAVVPSPSPAVMSCQPQCALPEATTASSPKSIIVPTQNYALMQIAGQDGTFSLVALPPSVSSQTPQQQAHSVQKNLKLPIPRYQPVRSKGTTDKVKSPPLAVRVKTAPKVSVTAQTKSLVSQASASMKKKPQETKHTKESPGPKEDPSEQVIVIDPASSDISVTALLPDNAVLYQGSQLERVPDGCEQTATTGLIQNLQYPPAAVKSSPGKSPEENRTTVRLCQSKPAAAQPQSSITVLSPAIFSKAIQIIPSPPKGKLPILPYSKMKTTLIPAAKPNNLSPEKKSSSSQPGLTSPLDATSKTLETAAALSNNQVQKSTLQPPAKTTLMPVLGIHQKPPGKKRGRKRKTMEDILAFEARKKRSLSFFRRRVPEKPPAVVPGSKQKEVDISKKYRSIRPKPMLVMETVPQLVSMPAITPDGQEQELMLGRQLPTTATTKALDQPAPVTLHLRGGSHSRVFIGSRPLHRCPTCNRCFQFKHHLQSHMNSHTNSRPYICPVCRKAYAHSGSLSTHMKLHHSEVRPRRSLCCEFCEKAFGYVGVYFSHLREVHKVVLTVEPSISHHEDDLSVEGPNSPEPSDEQDREDPVELQIKCGRCQAITPTFADMKMHLLYVHGEEVHIRLHDSQPLRGGREAENELVKHAAHYWRQLNEKRNLVKCGSCDEEFFSFSKLKRHIMSHRCGREGEDSSILSSPDSSGGFGVLAAGTAFNCVLCSEVLDTKEVVLEHWRSHHHCEQPGLLWDALSSYTGHEEGETDRDLDTPAPSPH, from the exons ATGAAGAGCCTTCAGTTCCGGAGTATTGCCCCTAAGGCCCCGGCTGTGGTGCCGTCCCCCTCCCCTGCAGTAATGTCCTGCCAGCCTCAGTGTGCCCTCCCTGAGGCTACCACCGCCTCCAGCCCCAAATCAATCATCGTGCCCACCCAAAACTATGCACTGATGCAAATAGCAGGTCAAGATGGCACATTCTCGCTGGTGGCACTGCCCCCTTCAGTCTCCTCCCAGACACCACAACAGCAAGCCCATTCAGTCCAGAAAAACCTGAAGTTACCCATTCCCAGGTACCAGCCAGTGAGAAGCAAGGGGACCACAGATAAGGTCAAATCTCCACCACTCGCCGTCAGGGTGAAAACAGCCCCTAAGGTTTCGGTGACAGCGCAGACCAAGTCATTGGTGAGTCAAGCATCAGCGTCAATGAAGAAGAAACCTCAAGAGACCAAGCACACAAAGGAATCCCCCGGGCCCAAAGAGGACCCTTCAGAGCAGGTAATTGTCATTGACCCAGCCTCCTCTGACATCTCAGTCACTGCGCTTCTACCAGACAATGCTGTCCTCTATCAGGGTTCTCAGTTGGAGCGAGTGCCAGATGGCTGTGAGCAAACTGCTACAACTGGCCTTATTCAGAACCTTCAGTATCCCCCTGCTGCTGTTAAAAGCTCTCCAGGTAAATCTCCCGAGGAAAATAGAACTACAGTGAGGCTGTGCCAGTCAAAACCAGCTGCAGCCCAACCCCAGAGTAGTATCACTGTCCTGTCCCCAGCTATCTTCAGTAAAGCAATCCAGATTATCCCATCTCCACCTAAGGGGAAACTTCCCATCCTGCCCTACTCTAAAATGAAGACCACCCTCATCCCAGCTGCCAAGCCCAACAATTTGTCCCCAGAGAAAAAAAGTTCCTCCAGCCAGCCAGGACTCACCAGCCCTTTAGATGCTACGTCCAAGACTCTCGAGACAGCTGCAGCCTTGAGTAACAACCAGGTGCAAAAATCCACTTTACAGCCCCCGGCCAAGACCACACTCATGCCTGTTCTGGGAATCCACCAGAAACCACCTGGCaagaagagaggaaggaagagaaagACAATGGAAGACATCTTAGCCTTTGAGGCCCGAAAGAAGAGGTCCTTGTCTTTCTTCCGTAGAAGGGTTCCTGAGAAACCACCAGCCGTTGTTCCAGGTTCCAAACAAAAGGAAGTTGATATTTCAAAGAAGTACCGCAGCATCCGACCCAAGCCCATGTTGGTTATGGAGACAGTTCCCCAGCTGGTTAGTATGCCTGCTATTACCCCAGATGGCCAAGAGCAGGAACTTATGCTTGGTCGTCAGCTTCCTACTACTGCCACAACCAAGGCCCTGGACCAGCCAGCCCCTGTAACCCTCCACCTGAGAGGTGGCTCCCACTCAAGAGTGTTCATAGGAAGCCGACCGCTCCACCGTTGCCCCACCTGCAACCGCTGTTTCCAGTTCAAACATCACCTCCAGAGCCACATGAACAGCCACACCAACAGTCGGCCCTACATTTGCCCCGTGTGCCGCAAAGCATACGCTCACTCAGGCAGCTTGAGCACCCACATGAAGCTTCACCACTCTGAGGTAAGACCACGTCGGTCTTTATGCTGTGAGTTCTGCGAGAAGGCCTTTGGATATGTGGGGGTGTATTTCAGTCATCTGAGAGAGGTCCACAAGGTGGTGTTGACCGTGGAGCCATCAATCAGCCATCATGAGGATGACCTGTCTGTGGAGGG GCCGAACTCACCAGAGCCATCTGATGAACAAGATCGAGAAGATCCTGTGGAGTTGCAAATTAAATGTGGCCGCTGCCAGGCCATCACTCCCACCTTTGCCGACATGAAGATGCATTTGCTGTATGTGCACGGGGAGGAGGTCCACATTCGACTTCACGACAGCCAACCCTTACGAGGGGGCCGTGAGGCTGAGAACGAGCTCGTGAAGCATGCTGCCCACTATTGGCGACAGTTAAACGAGAAACGTAATCTGGTGAAGTGCGGCAGTTGTGATGAAGAGTTCTTTTCCTTCTCCAAGCTGAAGAGGCACATCATGTCCCACCGCTGTGGAAGGGAGGGGGAGGATAGCAGCATCCTCTCATCTCCAGATAGCAGTGGAGGCTTCGGGGTCCTTGCAGCAGGTACAGCCTTTAACTGTGTGCTTTGCAGCGAGGTGTTGGACACTAAAGAGGTGGTTTTGGAGCACTGGAGAAGTCACCACCACTGTGAGCAGCCCGGCCTTCTGTGGGATGCCCTGAGCTCCTACACCGGCCATGAAGAAGGTGAGACAGACCGGGATCTGGACACTCCAGCTCCAAGCCCACACTAG